In Paracoccus jeotgali, the following are encoded in one genomic region:
- a CDS encoding DUF2163 domain-containing protein, giving the protein MKAIDPVLQAHLDDGTTTLSWCWKITRADGEVLGFTDHDRVLSFDGTDCEPESGLSASEIRSGSDLAVDSQDAQGALTSDRITETDILDGRWDNALVEVWRVNWQVPGQRVLLRRGSIGELRRGRLAFVAEVRSMAHVLGQTVGRVYQGTCDAALGDERCRLNLSDPAYTGTGAVVDPIHDRAFTASGISGFASGWFAFGYLEWASGPNSGRSAEVMMHELASGVVTITLLEAPVRPVAGGHAFNIRAGCDKRAETCTAKFANIVNFRGFPHIPGQDTVIRYATADGGHEGAVL; this is encoded by the coding sequence ATGAAGGCCATCGATCCCGTCCTGCAGGCCCATCTGGATGATGGGACCACTACCCTCTCGTGGTGCTGGAAGATCACCCGCGCCGATGGCGAGGTTCTCGGCTTCACTGATCATGACCGGGTTCTCTCCTTCGACGGCACCGATTGCGAGCCGGAAAGCGGGCTGTCGGCATCGGAGATCAGATCCGGTTCCGATCTGGCGGTCGACTCGCAGGATGCCCAAGGCGCGCTGACCTCGGACCGGATCACCGAGACCGATATCCTCGACGGACGTTGGGACAATGCGCTGGTCGAGGTCTGGCGCGTGAACTGGCAGGTCCCTGGCCAGCGGGTGCTGCTGCGGCGGGGCTCGATCGGCGAGTTGCGGCGCGGGCGCTTGGCCTTCGTGGCCGAGGTCCGCAGCATGGCGCATGTGCTGGGCCAGACCGTGGGGCGGGTCTATCAGGGCACCTGCGACGCGGCGCTGGGCGACGAGCGATGCCGCCTCAATCTGAGCGACCCCGCCTATACCGGCACCGGCGCGGTGGTCGATCCCATCCACGACCGGGCCTTCACGGCTTCGGGCATCAGTGGCTTCGCCAGCGGCTGGTTCGCCTTCGGCTATCTGGAATGGGCCTCGGGGCCGAACTCCGGGCGCTCCGCAGAGGTGATGATGCACGAGTTGGCCTCCGGCGTCGTCACGATTACCCTGCTGGAAGCGCCGGTGCGCCCCGTCGCGGGCGGCCACGCCTTCAACATCCGCGCGGGCTGCGACAAGCGCGCCGAGACCTGCACCGCAAAGTTCGCCAACATCGTCAACTTCAGGGGCTTCCCGCACATTCCGGGGCAGGACACGGTGATCCGCTATGCGACCGCCGATGGCGGGCACGAGGGGGCCGTCCTGTGA
- a CDS encoding DUF7697 family protein, which yields MTAALALASALGIDVLAVAELLPVIEAEMVRKTNEKIGEGAGNG from the coding sequence ATGACCGCCGCCCTCGCGCTCGCCAGCGCGCTGGGCATCGACGTGCTGGCCGTCGCCGAGCTGCTGCCGGTCATCGAGGCCGAGATGGTGCGCAAGACCAACGAAAAGATCGGGGAAGGCGCCGGGAATGGCTGA
- a CDS encoding phage tail tube protein, with protein sequence MARAQGARSQLAAAFETIYGTAPPSGYTRLPFAASSLSAEQPLLASELLGYGRDPLAPVKDVLSAGGDLTVPIDAEAFAFWLKAAFGDPTTTGTSPGPYTHEFRSGAWTLSSMAIETALPEVPRYAMYSGVMLNQLSWTMQRSGLLTATASLVAQGETVATSTQVGTPADLDLLRFGHFNGSVERNGVALGNVVSAQISYSNNLDLIETIRADGRIEGADPSIAALTGSIDVRFADMTLVTQAINGAACELEFAYALPTGEALTVTAHAVYLPRPRIEIAGPQGVQASFDWQAARDPVTGRMATVTLINHIASY encoded by the coding sequence ATGGCACGCGCACAAGGCGCGCGGTCGCAGCTCGCGGCCGCGTTCGAGACCATCTATGGCACCGCGCCGCCCAGCGGATACACCCGCCTTCCCTTTGCGGCGTCGTCGCTCAGCGCCGAGCAGCCGCTGCTCGCGTCCGAGCTGCTGGGATACGGGCGCGATCCGCTGGCACCGGTCAAGGACGTGCTGAGCGCGGGTGGTGACCTGACGGTCCCCATCGACGCGGAGGCGTTCGCTTTCTGGCTGAAGGCCGCATTCGGCGACCCGACGACCACCGGCACCAGCCCCGGCCCCTATACGCACGAGTTCCGCTCGGGCGCATGGACCCTGAGCTCCATGGCGATCGAGACAGCACTGCCGGAAGTTCCGCGTTACGCCATGTATTCGGGGGTGATGCTGAACCAGCTGTCCTGGACGATGCAGCGATCCGGCCTCCTGACCGCGACCGCCAGCCTCGTCGCCCAAGGGGAGACGGTGGCAACGTCCACCCAGGTCGGCACACCGGCTGACCTCGATCTGCTGCGCTTCGGGCATTTCAACGGCTCGGTCGAGCGCAACGGGGTGGCGCTGGGCAACGTGGTGTCGGCGCAGATCAGCTATTCCAACAACCTCGACCTGATCGAGACGATCCGTGCCGACGGGCGGATCGAGGGCGCGGACCCGAGCATCGCGGCGCTGACCGGATCAATCGACGTTCGCTTTGCCGACATGACGCTGGTCACGCAGGCGATCAACGGCGCCGCCTGCGAGCTCGAGTTCGCCTATGCGCTGCCGACCGGCGAGGCGCTGACCGTCACCGCACATGCGGTCTATCTGCCGCGGCCCCGGATCGAGATCGCCGGCCCGCAGGGCGTGCAGGCCAGCTTCGACTGGCAGGCCGCACGCGATCCCGTCACCGGCCGCATGGCGACCGTCACCCTCATCAACCATATCGCGAGTTACTGA
- a CDS encoding tape measure protein: protein MAEKKVSVRLVAENGRQVRAELEGIGHAGAASFKRMSAEVDTAGVMLKRLAGIAAGAFSVRQIVQYTDQWTDLQSRVDLATGSQEKGALVMERLTLMARRTYSELGQTTESWLANATALRELGMSTQESLDFTEALNNAMVVSGAKADRAASVQNALSKAMALGKLSGDNLNTVIQTGGRVAELLAKELGTTVSGLRQMGQQGKITGDVLRTALIGNLELLRDEADSMPATIGDAFVLINNAALQLVGAWDKLLGASSGVATALIFVADNLERFAAYAMAFAGFMAGRWVAAFIAARVATFSLAGALTVLKGALIRTGIGALIVAAGELIYWFGKLVKGAGGIGEAFRLLGALAYEVGQRIGDAFTAAFALMAAGWEGYRALVFTVLDALVTGTVTAVDRYVAVWQGGFDAIKAIWSLLPAAIGDMAFQAANALIAGVEAMLNGVVTRINRFIAGINSALSMLPEWAVGEGGVQIGELAEVSLGRIANQFEGAAEAAGSAAADAFAAAWERTYVEPPDLFGDLADEAASAAKEHLEHAKAMGEAAVAPLDSWRALQEAVTRTGEEGSDALNDASGAASGVGDALDKAGGAAGRAGAAGKQAGEDTKKGAEDAKRGWEAVAASLADYAEKAKNLGQGIGDAIVSAFQSAENMIGDFVKTGKASIRDFVTSVIADFAKIAARRFILGPLAGALGNPLSGSRFMANVMHSGGVVGTGGTQRMVPALAFAGAPRMHNGGWAGLRSDEVPAILQRGERVLSRREAAGYGTSVTVNITARDAESFRQSRAQIGVDIARAVAMGRRGM from the coding sequence ATGGCTGAGAAGAAGGTGTCCGTCCGACTGGTTGCCGAGAACGGCCGGCAGGTCCGCGCCGAGCTGGAAGGTATCGGCCATGCCGGCGCGGCCTCGTTCAAGCGCATGTCAGCCGAGGTCGACACCGCCGGCGTCATGCTCAAGCGGCTGGCCGGGATCGCCGCCGGCGCATTCAGTGTCCGCCAGATCGTCCAGTACACTGACCAGTGGACGGACCTGCAATCGCGCGTCGATCTCGCCACCGGCAGCCAGGAGAAGGGCGCGCTGGTCATGGAGCGCCTCACCCTGATGGCGCGGCGCACCTATTCAGAGCTCGGCCAGACGACGGAAAGCTGGCTGGCCAACGCCACCGCTCTGCGCGAACTCGGGATGTCGACGCAGGAGAGCCTCGATTTTACCGAGGCGCTGAACAACGCCATGGTGGTGTCGGGCGCCAAGGCCGACCGCGCCGCCTCGGTCCAGAACGCGCTGTCGAAGGCCATGGCGCTGGGGAAACTGTCGGGTGACAACCTCAACACCGTGATCCAGACCGGCGGTCGGGTGGCCGAGCTGCTGGCGAAAGAGCTGGGTACCACGGTCTCCGGCCTTCGGCAGATGGGCCAGCAGGGGAAGATCACCGGCGATGTGCTCCGGACGGCGCTGATCGGCAACCTCGAGCTGCTGCGCGATGAGGCCGACTCAATGCCGGCCACGATCGGCGACGCCTTCGTGCTGATCAACAATGCGGCGCTGCAGCTGGTCGGCGCTTGGGACAAGCTGCTGGGCGCGTCCTCGGGTGTGGCCACTGCGCTGATCTTCGTCGCCGACAATCTCGAGCGCTTCGCGGCCTATGCGATGGCTTTCGCCGGGTTCATGGCCGGGCGCTGGGTCGCAGCCTTCATCGCCGCCCGCGTCGCCACCTTCAGCCTGGCGGGGGCTCTGACGGTGCTGAAAGGCGCCCTGATCCGCACCGGGATCGGGGCGCTGATCGTGGCCGCGGGCGAGCTGATCTACTGGTTCGGCAAGCTGGTAAAGGGGGCCGGCGGGATCGGAGAAGCATTTCGCCTGCTGGGTGCGCTCGCCTATGAGGTCGGCCAGCGGATCGGGGACGCATTCACTGCAGCCTTCGCGCTGATGGCGGCGGGCTGGGAAGGTTATCGCGCCCTCGTGTTCACGGTCCTCGACGCCCTCGTGACGGGCACCGTCACTGCCGTGGATCGCTATGTGGCGGTCTGGCAGGGCGGGTTCGACGCGATCAAAGCGATCTGGAGCCTGCTTCCGGCGGCCATCGGCGACATGGCATTTCAGGCGGCGAATGCGCTGATCGCCGGCGTCGAGGCGATGCTGAACGGGGTCGTCACCCGGATCAACCGCTTCATCGCCGGGATCAACAGCGCGCTCTCGATGCTGCCGGAATGGGCCGTGGGCGAAGGCGGTGTCCAGATCGGCGAGCTGGCCGAGGTCAGTCTCGGTCGCATCGCAAACCAGTTCGAAGGCGCGGCCGAGGCCGCCGGCTCTGCCGCCGCCGACGCCTTCGCTGCGGCATGGGAACGGACCTATGTCGAGCCCCCGGACCTGTTCGGGGATCTGGCCGACGAGGCAGCATCCGCTGCGAAGGAGCACCTCGAACACGCGAAGGCGATGGGCGAGGCCGCTGTCGCGCCTCTCGACAGCTGGCGGGCGCTGCAGGAGGCGGTGACCCGCACCGGCGAGGAGGGCAGCGATGCGCTGAACGATGCCTCCGGCGCGGCGTCCGGGGTCGGGGATGCGCTCGACAAGGCTGGCGGTGCAGCCGGCCGCGCCGGTGCCGCGGGCAAGCAGGCCGGCGAGGACACGAAGAAAGGGGCCGAGGATGCCAAGCGGGGCTGGGAGGCGGTGGCGGCATCGCTCGCCGATTATGCCGAGAAGGCGAAGAACCTCGGCCAGGGCATCGGCGATGCGATCGTCAGCGCGTTCCAGAGCGCCGAGAACATGATCGGAGATTTCGTGAAGACCGGGAAGGCCAGCATCCGCGACTTCGTGACCTCGGTGATCGCCGACTTCGCCAAAATCGCCGCGCGGCGCTTCATCCTCGGCCCCCTGGCCGGCGCGCTCGGCAACCCGCTGAGTGGCAGCAGGTTCATGGCGAACGTCATGCACAGCGGCGGCGTGGTCGGCACAGGCGGGACGCAGCGCATGGTCCCGGCGCTGGCATTCGCCGGCGCACCGCGCATGCACAATGGCGGCTGGGCCGGCCTGCGCTCGGACGAGGTGCCCGCGATCCTGCAGCGCGGCGAGCGGGTGCTGTCCCGACGCGAGGCCGCCGGTTACGGCACTTCGGTTACCGTCAACATCACCGCGCGCGATGCTGAGTCCTTCCGGCAATCCCGCGCCCAGATCGGCGTCGATATCGCCCGCGCCGTCGCCATGGGCAGGAGAGGCATGTGA
- a CDS encoding DUF2460 domain-containing protein, protein MAFHEIRFPDNISRGARGGPERRTQIVGLASGDEERNASWANSRRRYDVSYGIRRADDLDAVVQFFEARNGRLHGFRFKDWGDYKSCRPSESPAATDQLIGTGDGVQTAFQLVKRYTSGAQTWVRSITKPVAGTIRIALGDTPQPSGWTIDPATGVVTIAAAPGSGVTVRAGFEFDVPVRFDSDTLDVTLDIERLGSITSIPLLEIRR, encoded by the coding sequence ATGGCGTTTCACGAGATCAGGTTCCCTGACAACATCAGCCGCGGCGCGCGTGGCGGCCCGGAGCGGCGCACCCAGATCGTGGGCCTGGCCTCGGGCGACGAGGAACGCAACGCCTCATGGGCAAACAGCCGCCGCCGTTATGACGTCTCCTACGGCATCCGCCGCGCTGATGATCTCGATGCAGTGGTGCAGTTCTTCGAGGCCCGCAACGGGCGGCTGCACGGCTTCCGGTTCAAGGATTGGGGGGATTACAAGTCCTGTCGGCCGTCAGAGAGCCCGGCCGCCACCGACCAGTTGATCGGCACGGGCGACGGCGTCCAGACCGCGTTCCAGCTTGTGAAGCGATACACGTCCGGGGCGCAGACATGGGTTCGTTCGATTACCAAGCCGGTGGCGGGCACGATCAGGATCGCGCTGGGCGACACCCCACAGCCCTCGGGCTGGACGATCGATCCGGCAACCGGCGTCGTCACCATTGCCGCCGCACCCGGCAGCGGTGTGACCGTCCGCGCGGGCTTCGAATTCGACGTTCCGGTGCGGTTTGATTCAGACACGCTCGACGTGACCCTCGATATCGAGCGGCTCGGCTCGATCACCTCCATTCCGCTGCTGGAGATCCGCCGATGA